A DNA window from Hevea brasiliensis isolate MT/VB/25A 57/8 chromosome 2, ASM3005281v1, whole genome shotgun sequence contains the following coding sequences:
- the LOC110661210 gene encoding NADH dehydrogenase [ubiquinone] iron-sulfur protein 4, mitochondrial isoform X2 has product MASSLQRGALYLARANRSILGRSPGWFSSSDALVDVKPGEVGLVSGIPEQHLRRRVITYSPARTAIQQGSGKVGRWKIDFLFTHKWENPLMGWTSTGDPYANDGDAGLSFDSAEAAKAFAEKHGWAYTVFFSIACISAL; this is encoded by the exons ATGGCCAGCTCTCTGCAGAGAGGCGCTCTGTATCTCGCTCGAGCTAATAGATCGATTCTCGGACGTTCACCTGGATGGTTCTCTTCTTCGGACGCCTTGGTGGATGTTAAACCAGGCGAGGTCGGCCTGGTATCGGGGATCCCCGAGCAGCATCTTCGAAGAAGG GTAATTACTTATTCACCTGCTCGAACTGCAATACAACAGGGCTCTGGAAAAGTTGGGAGATGGAAAATTGATTTTTTGTTTACCCATAA GTGGGAGAATCCATTGATGGGTTGGACATCCACTGGAGATCCATATGCTAATGATGGTGATGCAGGACTCAGTTTTGATAGTGCAGAAGCTGCAAAGGCATTTGCTGAAAAACATGGTTGGGCATATACAGTATTTTTCTCTATAGCCTGTATTTCTGCTTTATAG
- the LOC110661209 gene encoding uncharacterized protein LOC110661209: MIKTLSPYSTAKTAEIMSRYRPIAPKPEVPAKSLGDRPSMSQKIRQSPYLRNLWPQLQAKPTRTRKRGRAAMSPPTIKRPRTHFLGLSSPSHLLSPARHLSLQGFAHGIPQLPVPNLAGVNSSLENPVTTASDLVTLPLLPYQSSVPVDGNKPTALEISCIEPRREVIDLNTLAEIPEEKDLLRQLQEPLTHNVITPQPVRAVGSSISVGCVSEDLGSTPPVQLPKKPEEVEEEVESEALPAVISDSNYKVRLANSAYKEMVGQPECPWLDSMLMGDGSFGSSSCKRICGEVILHLADSKIPASSNGFSCWVRIEWGHEGKKRAINAFCDVIRLSCESKDYLFTWRFHTHDREGSQSGTTA; encoded by the coding sequence ATGATCAAGACCCTGAGTCCTTACTCTACTGCTAAGACAGCTGAGATTATGTCTAGGTACAGGCCCATAGCACCAAAGCCAGAGGTTCCTGCCAAATCCTTGGGTGACAGACCATCAATGTCTCAGAAGATCAGACAATCTCCTTACCTGAGAAATCTCTGGCCTCAATTGCAAGCCAAGCCTACTAGAACCAGAAAGAGAGGCAGAGCTGCCATGTCTCCTCCCACCATCAAAAGGCCGAGAACCCATTTTCTTGGCCTTTCCTCTCCTAGTCATTTACTATCCCCTGCCAGACATCTCTCCTTGCAAGGTTTTGCTCATGGTATTCCCCAGCTTCCTGTTCCCAACCTCGCTGGCGTTAATAGCAGCTTGGAAAATCCAGTCACAACTGCTTCAGATTTGGTGACGCTTCCTCTTCTTCCATATCAGTCATCCGTTCCTGTTGATGGTAACAAACCAACAGCACTTGAAATAAGTTGCATAGAACCACGTAGAGAGGTCATAGATTTGAACACTCTGGCTGAAATCCCGGAAGAGAAGGATCTTTTGCGGCAACTACAGGAACCTCTCACCCACAATGTTATAACACCTCAGCCAGTTCGAGCAGTTGGCTCAAGTATAAGCGTTGGCTGCGTCAGTGAAGACTTAGGCTCAACTCCACCAGTGCAGCTTCCAAAGAAGCCAGAGGAGGTTGAGGAAGAAGTCGAGTCTGAGGCCTTGCCAGCCGTGATATCTGATTCCAACTACAAAGTGAGGCTGGCAAATTCTGCCTATAAAGAAATGGTGGGACAACCAGAGTGCCCGTGGCTTGATTCGATGTTGATGGGTGATGGCAGTTTTGGAAGTAGCTCATGCAAAAGGATATGCGGAGAGGTGATACTTCATCTTGCTGATTCAAAGATACCAGCTTCATCAAATGGGTTTTCATGCTGGGTGAGAATAGAATGGGGACATGAGGGGAAGAAGAGAGCAATCAATGCTTTCTGTGATGTGATCAGACTGTCCTGCGAGTCCAAGGATTACCTCTTCACTTGGAGGTTCCACACCCATGACAGGGAGGGTTCTCAGTCCGGCACCACTGCTTGA
- the LOC110661210 gene encoding NADH dehydrogenase [ubiquinone] iron-sulfur protein 4, mitochondrial isoform X1 — MASSLQRGALYLARANRSILGRSPGWFSSSDALVDVKPGEVGLVSGIPEQHLRRRVITYSPARTAIQQGSGKVGRWKIDFLFTHKWENPLMGWTSTGDPYANDGDAGLSFDSAEAAKAFAEKHGQEAAYTSSEVLSLFLFPSLIQLL; from the exons ATGGCCAGCTCTCTGCAGAGAGGCGCTCTGTATCTCGCTCGAGCTAATAGATCGATTCTCGGACGTTCACCTGGATGGTTCTCTTCTTCGGACGCCTTGGTGGATGTTAAACCAGGCGAGGTCGGCCTGGTATCGGGGATCCCCGAGCAGCATCTTCGAAGAAGG GTAATTACTTATTCACCTGCTCGAACTGCAATACAACAGGGCTCTGGAAAAGTTGGGAGATGGAAAATTGATTTTTTGTTTACCCATAA GTGGGAGAATCCATTGATGGGTTGGACATCCACTGGAGATCCATATGCTAATGATGGTGATGCAGGACTCAGTTTTGATAGTGCAGAAGCTGCAAAGGCATTTGCTGAAAAACATG GTCAAGAAGCAGCATACACCTCTTCTGAAGTTTTGAGCCTATTCCTCTTCCCCTCGTTAATCCAGCTGCTTTGA
- the LOC110661208 gene encoding exocyst complex component EXO70I, producing MASQEEELTLKLELACSDLKTVLQTSTKMEDSLEKMDKRFALIDETLSTTSKRVAPLQSLSMASKALETRINRAVSPALALLDCFKLSESLQRKILEVSSKLSAEEKPKKRLKLLLRYVDCVDKLNAAINAISQDGEPVIQKLQEVVEFLSRTKATDQYRTHRLRQALVTLKALFESEVDAMKFDGLLDEALLILQDQYESILHQLKHQNIGESQEEDGAEIGPTSDLGTELEIEILRRISETLAANDCLDICIDIYIKVRYRRAAKALMRLNPDYLRTYTPEEIDEMEWENLEIAISLWIQHFELAVKTVFQSEKKLSNQILGGIMDGVVWLECFVKIADKIMAVFFRFGEGVARSSKEPQKLFTLLDMFDSLEKLQTEFSEIFESEAGADICTRFRELEKLLIHASSKVFWEFGLLIEGNSDGFPPQQDSSVPKLVRYAINYLKYLAAENYSAPLAKVLRTEHIWKAGIFSKPETDENLVNDAISNIMEALKRNVESKRSRYKDKVVPNVFAMNTYWYIYMRTRNTELGKLLGEQYMKQNYKAVAEESAYIYQRQAWGRLVRLLEIKEDIKRSQNSINEAIVASARGKMESFLKGFDEIVQRHGGSYYAIPDDDLRGQIGEATVKLLVPAYTKFLEVYGPGLELGGESCVSPESIKGVLAQIFNGGHRVDEGKLKRRDIKDLTSGTTSMSVDGEIKDFRRSRSNIDM from the exons ATGGCGTCCCAGGAAGAAGAGTTGACGCTAAAGCTGGAGTTAGCGTGCTCGGATTTGAAAACCGTCCTTCAAACCTCGACCAAGATGGAGGATAGCCTGGAAAAGATGGATAAAAGGTTCGCTCTTATAGATGAAACTCTGTCAACAACCTCCAAAAGAGTAGCTCCTTTGCAATCTTTGTCCATGGCCTCAAAAGCCCTCGAAACAAGAATCAACAGAGCGGTCTCTCCTGCTCTTGCTCTTCTCGATTGCTTCAAACTCTCCGAGTCTCTCCAGCGCAAGATCCTCGAAGTTTCCTCCAAATTATCCGCAGAGGAAAAGCCAAAGAAACGGCTCAAACTCTTGCTTAGGTACGTTGATTGTGTGGATAAGTTAAACGCGGCTATAAACGCAATTAGTCAAGATGGTGAACCAGTGATTCAGAAGCTACAGGAGGTGGTGGAGTTCTTGAGCAGGACTAAAGCCACGGATCAGTATAGGACTCATAGGCTGAGACAGGCTTTGGTTACGCTCAAGGCTCTTTTTGAGTCTGaggttgatgctatgaaatttgatGGGTTGCTTGATGAGGCTTTACTCATTTTGCAAGATCAATATGAGAGTATATTGCATCAATTAAAGCACCAAAATATTGGCGAGTCACAAGAGGAGGATGGAGCTGAGATAGGCCCAACTTCTGATCTGGGTACAGAGCTGGAAATTGAAATTCTTAGAAGAATTTCGGAAACCCTTGCGGCCAATGATTGTTTggatatatgcattgatatctacaTCAAG GTGAGATATAGAAGAGCAGCAAAAGCATTAATGCGGCTGAACCCAGATTATTTGAGGACATATACTCCTGAAGAAATCGACGAAATGGAGTGGGAGAATTTAGAGATAGCCATAAGCCTTTGGATACAACACTTTGAACTTGCagtgaaaacagtttttcaatcaGAAAAGAAGCTTAGCAACCAAATTCTTGGGGGAATTATGGATGGAGTTGTCTGGTTAGAATGCTTTGTCAAGATTGCAGACAAAATCATGGCAGTCTTCTTTCGATTCGGAGAAGGCGTTGCAAGAAGCAGCAAAGAGCCTCAAAAGCTTTTCACGCTACTTGACATGTTCGATTCTCTGGAAAAGCTTCAAACAGAATTCTCAGAAATCTTTGAAAGTGAAGCCGGAGCTGATATTTGCACAAGATTTAGAGAACTAGAAAAACTTCTCATCCATGCTTCAAGCAAAGTCTTTTGGGAGTTTGGCCTCCTAATTGAAGGCAACTCAGATGGTTTCCCACCACAACAAGATAGTTCAGTCCCGAAACTTGTAAGATACGCCATTAATTACCTCAAGTACCTAGCCGCTGAAAATTACAGTGCACCCCTGGCCAAAGTTCTTCGCACAGAACATATATGGAAAGCTGGCATCTTCTCCAAACCCGAAACCGACGAAAATTTAGTCAACGATGCCATTTCCAATATCATGGAAGCACTTAAAAGAAACGTCGAATCTAAAAGATCACGTTACAAGGACAAAGTTGTACCCAATGTCTTCGCCATGAACACATACTGGTATATTTACATGAGAACAAGAAACACCGAGCTTGGTAAGCTACTTGGAGAGCAATACATGAAACAGAACTACAAGGCTGTAGCTGAGGAATCAGCTTATATTTATCAAAGGCAAGCTTGGGGACGTCTTGTAAGATTGCTGGAAATAAAAGAAGATATAAAAAGATCACAGAACAGTATTAACGAGGCCATTGTAGCTTCTGCGAGAGGGAAAATGGAATCTTTCTTGAAGGGTTTTGATGAAATTGTGCAGAGGCATGGAGGGTCTTATTACGCCATTCCTGATGATGATTTGAGAGGGCAGATTGGAGAAGCGACTGTGAAGCTATTGGTTCCTGCTTACACCAAGTTCTTGGAAGTTTATGGACCAGGGTTGGAATTGGGAGGTGAATCATGTGTTAGTCCAGAATCCATAAAAGGGGTATTGGCTCAAATTTTCAACGGTGGTCATCGTGTTGATGAGGGGAAGTTGAAGAGACGTGATATTAAAGATCTGACAAGTGGAACAACATCGATGTCAGTTGACGGTGAGATCAAGGATTTTCGAAGGTCTCGATCAAATATCGATATGTAG
- the LOC110661212 gene encoding F-box protein At3g12350: MAEMNSYSFVDFPEDIQFYILSLLTPTEIGNFACTSRRFSRLCQNGSKLWYAICDRRWGSKTQIKKWGNGKISYKLLYKTLKKWENLIGFWRRCGQSQQKQTAGVKSAALIFFEWGPSFLSGYRLSPSSKGTYDVTKTPFLWMGISPEGKTVNFLDPDGHSNGLSGESGSLEMDWIPVNVNFIGDIHFSVEENVGLAYSRSSGAPTSKGEYGGDASNGLESGSPGSSPETLEMYQYYANRMSPGADRSWRRQKKREKEKQGRKKWETEHFLKIVDSSPSPARPLQGLWKGISDDMKLEFYLVAYDGVGIFCRRVGDLCEQISSPTPAFWTTNPAFIESPFSPEEEYLYNSRIHLQPPMTSKDINWQYPPMDNEVVSRIMYINSRYDLFIPGLAGISENPWCIEGRIWQYKNGTFGFGFLRDNSIVDLKPIAQDGFLLETMELCCD; the protein is encoded by the exons ATGGCAGAAATGAATTCATATTCCTTTGTTGATTTCCCCGAGGACATCCAATTCTATATCCTCTCCCTCCTAACCCCAACCGAGATTGGCAATTTCGCTTGCACGTCTAGGCGGTTCTCTCGACTCTGCCAAAACGGCAGCAAGCTCTGGTATGCAATCTGCGATAGGCGATGGGGGTCCAAGACCCAAATCAAGAAATGGGGTAATGGGAAAATCTCATACAAGCTTCTCTATAAAACTCTTAAAAAATGGGAGAATCTGATCGGTTTCTGGCGCCGTTGCGGCCAAAGTCAACAGAAGCAAACCGCCGGGGTGAAATCTGCTGCGCTAATTTTCTTCGAGTGgggcccttcttttctttctggtTATAGACTTTCTCCGTCTTCAAAAGGTACGTATGATGTAACCAAAACGCCGTTCCTTTGGATGGGCATATCGCCGGAGGGTAAAACTGTAAATTTTCTCGATCCCGATGGACATAGCAATGGGCTATCTGGTGAATCGGGATCCCTGGAGATGGATTGGATCCCGGTTAACGTTAATTTTATTGGGGATATACATTTTAGTGTGGAGGAGAATGTGGGTCTTGCTTATTCAAGGAGTTCAGGTGCGCCGACTTCGAAAGGAGAGTATGGTGGTGATGCGAGTAATGGGCTAGAAAGTGGGTCTCCAGGGAGTTCACCGGAAACTTTGGAGATGTATCAGTATTATGCGAATAGAATGAGTCCTGGGGCGGATAGGTCCTGGAGGAGGCAGAAGAAGAGGGAGAAGGAGAAGCAGGGGAGGAAGAAGTGGGAAACAGAGCATTTCTTGAAGATTGTTGATTCCTCACCTTCGCCAGCTCGGCCATTGCAGGGATTATGGAAG GGAATTTCTGATGACATGAAATTGGAATTTTATCTTGTAGCATATGATGGAGTTGGCATCTTTTGCCGAAGGGTTGGGGACTTGTGTGAACAGATTTCTAGTCCTACACCAGCGTTCTGGACAACAAATCCTGCATTTATCGAGTCTCCATTTTCACCTGAAGAAGAATATCTATACAATAGTCGGATACATCTTCAGCCGCCTATGACATCCAAGGATATAAATTGGCAATACCCTCCGATGGATAATGAGGTAGTCTCTCGCATTATGTACATAAACTCGCGTTATGATTTATTCATCCCAGGCTTGGCAGGAATTTCTGAAAATCCTTGGTGTATTGAGGGAAGGATTTGGCAGTACAAGAATGGGACATTTGGTTTTGGGTTTCTTCGGGACAATTCTATTGTTGACCTGAAACCTATTGCTCAGGATGGTTTCCTGCTTGAAACAATGGAGCTTTGTTGTGATTGA